One window of Atribacter laminatus genomic DNA carries:
- a CDS encoding NusG domain II-containing protein, protein MKPFWKNRFLILLLLGIALVGIIVFSHSHSKAIKSYRLIIKNYKNQQEMLVNNATNSILMIEGPLGNTEVHIQQGKVWVSDSPCPDKVCIHMGKIPDNGGFIACLPNRVIIRALFP, encoded by the coding sequence TTGAAACCTTTCTGGAAAAACCGCTTTCTCATTCTACTATTATTAGGTATCGCTCTGGTTGGAATAATAGTTTTTTCTCATTCTCACTCCAAGGCAATTAAATCCTATCGTTTAATTATTAAAAACTATAAAAACCAGCAAGAAATGCTCGTGAATAATGCGACCAATAGCATTCTTATGATTGAAGGTCCTCTGGGGAATACCGAAGTCCACATCCAGCAGGGAAAGGTATGGGTGTCTGACTCTCCATGCCCGGATAAAGTATGTATTCATATGGGAAAAATACCGGATAATGGAGGTTTTATTGCTTGCCTTCCCAACCGGGTAATCATCCGAGCACTGTTTCCATGA
- a CDS encoding ROK family transcriptional regulator gives MNEQRIGDNLTDVKVKNRALVLSLVKKRGLLSRIELARITGLTQPTITNIVNELITSNLLQEVGTSDTKAGRKPILLSFNNRAFYTIAISFSRHGFSVALTDLTPNILFRRDSDYELQENTEIALLELQKEFIHVLEYATQSLRLILGIGVSVPGPVDAETYTILAHPIFLNHKSLDLRSHLKEYDLPIFMANNADAACLHETWNGVAKEIPNMVYFMAGEGVGAGILIDGKLYEGKNKKAGEIGHTSVNIFGPRCVCGNQGCLEMYCNTEKILDKAREAAWFGESQFLHQLLTEKRDELKFHHLIEGAKKNDITCQNILKQLGQYIGVGIVNILNVFDPEVVVIGGEAALAKEFIEEPIRRGIEERLLYRDYITPHIHYSQWGEDIRLLGAASVVLDHFMAGELGRF, from the coding sequence ATGAACGAACAGAGAATCGGGGATAACCTTACCGATGTTAAGGTAAAAAATCGGGCATTAGTGTTAAGCCTGGTTAAAAAAAGAGGGCTTTTATCCCGTATCGAATTAGCCCGTATCACCGGTCTTACTCAACCGACCATTACCAATATCGTTAATGAATTAATCACCTCCAATCTTCTTCAAGAGGTAGGGACTTCCGATACCAAGGCTGGCCGGAAGCCAATTTTGCTCTCATTTAATAACAGAGCTTTTTACACCATTGCCATTAGCTTTAGCCGGCACGGCTTTTCTGTAGCCCTCACCGACTTAACTCCAAATATTTTATTTCGTCGTGATTCCGATTATGAACTTCAAGAAAATACTGAAATTGCTCTCCTTGAACTGCAAAAAGAATTCATTCATGTCCTTGAATATGCAACCCAATCGCTTCGATTGATTTTGGGCATTGGAGTGAGCGTGCCTGGTCCAGTTGATGCCGAGACTTATACCATTCTTGCTCATCCAATTTTTTTAAACCATAAATCTCTCGACCTTCGTTCTCATCTCAAAGAATATGATTTACCTATCTTCATGGCCAACAACGCTGATGCTGCCTGCCTTCATGAAACCTGGAATGGGGTGGCTAAAGAAATACCCAATATGGTTTATTTTATGGCTGGAGAGGGAGTTGGTGCCGGCATTTTAATCGACGGGAAACTCTATGAAGGTAAAAATAAAAAAGCCGGTGAAATTGGTCATACCAGTGTTAATATTTTTGGGCCTCGGTGTGTTTGTGGAAATCAAGGTTGTTTAGAAATGTATTGTAATACGGAAAAAATTTTAGATAAAGCTCGTGAAGCTGCTTGGTTTGGTGAAAGTCAGTTCCTCCACCAACTTCTTACCGAAAAACGGGATGAGCTTAAATTCCACCATCTTATCGAGGGAGCCAAAAAAAACGATATAACCTGTCAGAATATCTTAAAACAGCTCGGTCAATACATCGGTGTTGGGATTGTCAATATTCTCAACGTTTTTGATCCTGAAGTAGTTGTCATCGGTGGGGAAGCTGCTTTAGCAAAGGAATTTATAGAAGAACCAATAAGGCGGGGAATTGAAGAACGTTTGTTGTATCGGGACTATATTACGCCTCATATCCATTATTCCCAATGGGGTGAAGACATACGTTTACTGGGAGCTGCCTCGGTAGTCCTTGACCATTTTATGGCTGGTGAGTTGGGGAGATTTTAA
- the yvcK gene encoding YvcK family protein gives MKVKRWLFVAIIGVLFISIGLSLIVSTPYFRGIYRTWSSIVYQLVRNYWLSVSFGIIWLAVGIFFIVYGLQHMNRSIFSVIMPAPEDDVAKKIFQKRQLERGPNIVAIGGGHGLHVFLQGIKKYTSNTTAIVTVFDDGGSSGLLRQEMGVLPPGDIRNCLIALADTEPLMAKLFQHRFENDSTLHGHNFGNLFITALTQVTGDFQKAIGESSKVLAVRGRVLPTTLLNVVLKAECDDGNIISGESNVGVCGKRIKRIFLDPEQVVSTPEVIKAIDEADIIILGPGSLYTSVLCNLVVNEVREAVLHSPAPVVFVCNVTTQPGETDHYKFADHLKAIFQFIPPERLNYILVNNEKPDSDRMNELNQKGIEMVNIAEINTYDSIKIYEAPLLSLEQPTRHDSDKLARALIQILTNEKPSWKFYFTLYTEDGFKNLKLVQMMNKYKKKKILDQEIMLQVEKNQTGNMKENIFAEKKK, from the coding sequence ATGAAGGTTAAGAGGTGGTTATTTGTAGCAATAATTGGGGTTTTATTTATCTCAATTGGTTTAAGTCTCATTGTATCAACCCCTTATTTTAGGGGCATCTATCGAACCTGGAGTTCTATTGTTTATCAATTAGTAAGAAACTATTGGTTATCAGTAAGTTTTGGGATTATCTGGTTAGCGGTAGGAATCTTTTTCATTGTATATGGGCTTCAACACATGAACCGTTCCATTTTTAGCGTAATAATGCCCGCTCCCGAAGATGATGTAGCAAAAAAGATATTTCAAAAGAGACAACTTGAGCGAGGACCGAATATAGTGGCTATTGGGGGAGGGCATGGATTGCACGTCTTTTTACAAGGAATAAAAAAATATACCTCTAATACTACGGCGATTGTAACGGTTTTCGATGATGGTGGGAGCTCTGGTTTACTTCGTCAAGAAATGGGAGTTCTTCCTCCGGGGGATATTCGTAATTGTCTTATTGCCCTTGCTGATACTGAGCCTTTGATGGCTAAGCTTTTTCAACATCGTTTTGAAAATGATAGCACCCTCCACGGACATAATTTTGGTAATTTGTTTATTACCGCTCTTACGCAAGTAACTGGTGATTTTCAAAAAGCAATAGGAGAATCAAGCAAAGTCTTGGCAGTAAGAGGTCGGGTTCTTCCTACTACGCTCCTTAACGTTGTTTTAAAAGCTGAGTGCGATGATGGGAATATTATTAGTGGTGAATCAAATGTCGGTGTTTGTGGAAAAAGAATTAAGAGAATTTTCCTCGATCCAGAACAAGTAGTATCTACTCCAGAAGTTATTAAAGCCATTGATGAGGCCGATATTATTATTTTAGGGCCAGGCAGTCTTTATACAAGTGTCTTATGTAATTTGGTGGTAAACGAAGTGAGAGAAGCGGTATTGCATTCCCCCGCTCCGGTTGTTTTTGTTTGTAATGTGACAACCCAACCGGGCGAAACTGACCATTATAAGTTTGCTGATCATTTGAAGGCAATCTTTCAATTTATTCCACCAGAACGATTAAATTATATTTTAGTCAACAATGAAAAACCCGACTCTGATAGGATGAATGAACTAAATCAGAAAGGAATTGAAATGGTTAACATTGCAGAAATCAACACCTATGATTCAATAAAAATTTATGAAGCCCCCCTACTTTCTCTTGAGCAGCCAACACGTCATGATTCGGATAAATTAGCCCGGGCACTCATACAGATCTTAACCAATGAAAAGCCTTCCTGGAAATTTTATTTTACTCTTTATACAGAAGACGGATTTAAGAATTTAAAATTAGTTCAAATGATGAATAAATATAAAAAAAAGAAAATATTAGACCAAGAAATTATGTTGCAAGTTGAAAAAAATCAGACTGGTAATATGAAAGAAAATATATTTGCAGAAAAAAAGAAATAA
- a CDS encoding carbohydrate ABC transporter permease, giving the protein MRYFFYYLLFAIIVIVILFPMLWTFSLSIKTHGDITSSVPKFIFEPTTNNYRGLFTGETGTTSLPSSKPNFPRYFLNGIVISGGATLLALLLGIPAAYALTRARFKKESSRENIAFTILSFWFGPELAIVLPLYQIYQRAGLIDTYWGLILVYQLIAVPFVVWMCRSYFLDIPVSIEEASRVDGCSQPQTFFRVVLPLAKGGIAATALLAFIFCWNSFVFALVVGGEKTMPVTTGSLGFIRYQAVLWGQMSAAIIISALPAIVLAILLQKHIVRGLTFGSVKE; this is encoded by the coding sequence ATGCGATACTTTTTTTATTATTTACTGTTTGCAATCATTGTTATAGTTATTCTTTTCCCAATGTTGTGGACCTTTTCTCTTTCTATTAAAACCCATGGCGATATTACTTCTTCGGTACCAAAATTTATTTTTGAACCTACTACGAACAATTATCGGGGTTTATTTACCGGAGAAACAGGTACAACATCACTTCCTTCTTCAAAACCAAATTTTCCACGTTATTTCCTAAATGGAATCGTCATCAGCGGAGGAGCGACTTTACTTGCGTTGTTATTGGGCATTCCTGCAGCCTATGCATTGACCCGGGCTCGTTTTAAAAAGGAATCCTCACGAGAAAACATTGCTTTTACCATATTAAGTTTTTGGTTTGGCCCAGAATTGGCGATTGTTCTCCCCCTCTATCAAATCTACCAGCGAGCAGGGCTCATCGATACCTATTGGGGGCTGATTTTGGTTTATCAATTAATCGCTGTTCCTTTCGTGGTTTGGATGTGTCGAAGTTACTTTCTTGATATCCCGGTATCAATTGAAGAAGCATCAAGAGTAGATGGGTGCAGTCAACCCCAAACCTTTTTTCGGGTTGTTCTTCCTTTGGCCAAGGGAGGTATAGCTGCCACCGCCCTCCTTGCATTTATCTTTTGCTGGAATAGCTTTGTTTTCGCTTTGGTGGTTGGTGGAGAAAAAACCATGCCAGTCACTACCGGATCCTTAGGATTTATCCGTTATCAAGCGGTATTATGGGGACAAATGAGCGCAGCGATTATTATATCTGCCCTTCCCGCCATTGTGCTGGCCATTTTACTTCAAAAACATATTGTTCGTGGATTGACTTTCGGTTCGGTAAAAGAATAA
- a CDS encoding carbohydrate ABC transporter permease → MKKWIIAPAIIIPILVGVIPFGYGVYLSFTNWRLANPGISFIGLENYFFLFKDGNFWKAVVISFEYVGLAISIELLLGSLIAYLLTKNRRGQWFFRSIIIIPLTVAPILLALMWKLMLSTSGGVVNYLLGFLGVPQIAWLADPRFALTTLAFIDAYIYTPFVALILFAGLQSLPRDPYEAAMVDGASGFDNFRYITWPLMRPLVLVSVMFRLVISFKIFDTIYATTSGGPGTATTNLHLWVYLNAFRYGDMAYAMAGAVILFVIIYILVFVFVRMWKNATAYI, encoded by the coding sequence ATGAAAAAATGGATTATTGCTCCAGCAATCATTATACCAATCTTAGTTGGCGTCATTCCTTTTGGGTATGGAGTTTATCTTTCTTTTACCAATTGGCGGTTGGCCAATCCCGGGATCAGTTTTATTGGACTCGAGAATTATTTCTTTTTATTTAAAGACGGGAATTTTTGGAAGGCAGTTGTTATTTCTTTTGAATATGTCGGATTGGCGATTTCGATCGAGCTTCTTTTAGGAAGCTTAATTGCTTACTTGCTCACGAAAAATCGGCGTGGTCAGTGGTTTTTTCGCTCAATTATTATCATTCCTCTAACGGTTGCCCCAATTCTTTTAGCTTTGATGTGGAAACTGATGCTTTCTACCTCGGGCGGAGTAGTGAACTATTTGTTGGGTTTCCTTGGTGTACCGCAAATTGCCTGGTTGGCTGATCCAAGATTTGCACTGACAACTTTAGCCTTTATTGATGCCTATATTTATACCCCGTTTGTTGCTTTAATCCTATTTGCTGGACTCCAAAGTCTCCCTCGCGATCCCTATGAAGCGGCTATGGTTGATGGAGCATCCGGTTTTGACAATTTTCGATATATTACCTGGCCTCTGATGAGACCCTTGGTTTTAGTATCGGTCATGTTTCGATTGGTGATTTCTTTTAAAATTTTTGATACCATTTATGCAACGACAAGCGGTGGACCTGGAACTGCCACGACCAACCTTCACCTCTGGGTTTATCTAAACGCGTTCCGTTATGGAGACATGGCTTATGCTATGGCCGGAGCGGTTATTCTTTTTGTTATTATCTATATTTTAGTGTTCGTCTTTGTCCGAATGTGGAAAAATGCTACAGCATATATTTAA
- a CDS encoding ABC transporter substrate-binding protein — protein sequence MMKKPYFAIVTFVVVLFMFLGVAFAQAFENTSVNWKQFEGESINLLLCNHPMQATFEALIDDFEALTGIDVNVLTLPEQQFFERQTVVLTGKSPEFDIVMSSPMLNWKFIPGGFLEPLNAYLEDPALTDAEFYDIDDFFPMTIEASKVAGKLYAIPYQVEAYTLYYRSDFLDKYGVAEPKTLDELYEAAKKVKAGFDADGITDILPFTCRGIKGAGTANSAYISLVASYGAKDFDEEGNPAMYTPEIVAMSDLWTKLIRDFGPKDWSALDWYDVKDAFIAGRAAMIIDADHWGAELDDPAIAQEIIGKWKAVHVPEGPAGIKSNIWAWSIAMNAASENKKPAWLFMEWASSKPIMLEASLKYNNQTPVRNSVWNNEEIIKRTSEWGQGTCRPLVTKNLEEYAALQWTPNPNTFALSELWQEQLQRIWTQEVSADDAIKEVQNRAMRLMPPKDWLQ from the coding sequence ATGATGAAAAAACCGTATTTTGCAATCGTTACTTTTGTGGTCGTTTTGTTTATGTTTTTGGGAGTTGCTTTTGCCCAAGCATTTGAAAATACCAGTGTAAATTGGAAACAATTTGAAGGCGAGTCTATTAATCTTCTTCTCTGTAATCACCCGATGCAGGCAACATTTGAAGCCCTGATTGATGATTTTGAAGCGTTAACCGGGATCGATGTGAATGTTCTGACTCTTCCTGAACAACAATTTTTTGAAAGACAAACCGTGGTTCTAACTGGAAAATCCCCGGAATTCGATATTGTCATGTCTTCACCAATGCTCAATTGGAAATTCATCCCTGGTGGATTTTTAGAACCTCTTAATGCTTACCTTGAGGATCCAGCTTTAACTGATGCTGAATTTTATGATATCGACGACTTCTTCCCTATGACCATCGAAGCCAGTAAGGTTGCCGGAAAACTGTATGCAATACCATACCAGGTTGAAGCCTATACTCTTTATTATCGTTCTGACTTTTTAGACAAATATGGTGTAGCGGAACCAAAAACCCTTGATGAATTATATGAAGCTGCTAAAAAAGTCAAAGCTGGTTTTGATGCCGATGGTATCACCGATATCCTTCCTTTCACCTGCCGTGGTATCAAGGGAGCTGGAACTGCGAACTCAGCATATATCAGCCTAGTTGCATCCTATGGTGCCAAAGATTTTGACGAAGAAGGCAATCCTGCAATGTATACCCCAGAAATTGTTGCCATGTCCGACCTCTGGACCAAGCTTATTCGTGATTTCGGACCGAAAGACTGGTCAGCCTTAGACTGGTACGACGTGAAGGACGCTTTCATAGCTGGAAGGGCAGCCATGATCATTGATGCCGACCATTGGGGCGCCGAACTTGATGATCCAGCTATTGCCCAAGAGATTATTGGAAAATGGAAAGCCGTTCACGTTCCAGAAGGACCTGCTGGAATCAAGTCCAATATCTGGGCTTGGTCAATTGCTATGAACGCTGCTTCTGAAAACAAGAAGCCGGCCTGGTTATTCATGGAATGGGCTTCCAGCAAACCAATTATGTTAGAAGCTTCCTTGAAATACAATAATCAGACTCCAGTACGTAATTCAGTATGGAATAACGAAGAAATTATAAAACGGACTTCAGAGTGGGGTCAGGGAACTTGTCGTCCACTGGTTACCAAAAACTTAGAAGAATATGCTGCATTACAATGGACTCCAAATCCCAATACTTTCGCTCTGAGTGAATTATGGCAGGAACAACTCCAGAGAATTTGGACCCAGGAAGTCTCAGCTGATGATGCTATTAAAGAAGTACAGAATCGTGCGATGAGACTTATGCCTCCCAAAGATTGGTTGCAATAA
- a CDS encoding cupin domain-containing protein, translating into MKILEVDKTQPFVNNHNIDARRIYDYNHAQIIHMTLHPGESLKPHTTPVDVAFYILEGSGLVEIGDENVPVNSSTCIESPKDIPHRLINNTDKPFKFLVIKMPK; encoded by the coding sequence ATGAAAATTTTGGAAGTTGATAAAACCCAACCCTTTGTTAATAACCATAATATCGATGCTCGCAGGATATATGACTACAACCATGCCCAGATTATCCATATGACTTTACACCCAGGTGAGTCTTTAAAACCACACACCACTCCGGTTGATGTCGCTTTCTACATTCTTGAAGGAAGTGGATTAGTTGAAATTGGTGACGAAAACGTTCCAGTAAATTCAAGTACTTGCATCGAGAGTCCTAAAGATATCCCTCACCGTCTCATCAATAACACTGACAAACCTTTTAAGTTTTTAGTTATTAAAATGCCCAAATAA
- the hcp gene encoding hydroxylamine reductase, producing MFCYQCEQTAKGTGCTAFGVCGKDPETSALQDLLIYATLGIGQYAHRARQFGSKNHDADIFVTEALFTTITNVDFDPERLKSLLHKAYNIKEKVKQQYLDACRQSEKTPEELSGPATWKPATSLDELVRQGEAVSLENNIKEYGEDIAGLMHLILYGLKGMAAYVDHAQILGQEDDNVYAFFHETLNFLTKGQFTLDELLKTALKCGEVNIRIMELLDKANTGTYGHPVPTAVPITAKKGKAIVVSGHDLKDLDELLKQTEGKGINIYTHGEMLPTHAYPELKKYPHFVGNYGGAWQDQQKEFDAFPGAILMTTNCIQKPKESYKNRIFTSGLVAWPGVTHISDRNFAPVIEAALAAPGFPEDEPEKTIMVGFGHNAVMGVADQVINAVKSGAIRHFFLIGGCDGAKTGRNYYTQLAQMVPQDSVILTLACGKYRFNKLEFGDIGGIPRLLDVGQCNDAYSAIQIAVALANAFNTDVNGLPLSFILSWYEQKAVCILLSLLCLGIKNMRLGPSLPAFVTPAALKVLQDNFNLMTITTPEADLQAILG from the coding sequence ATGTTCTGTTATCAATGTGAACAAACTGCCAAAGGAACTGGTTGTACTGCCTTTGGAGTGTGCGGTAAAGATCCAGAAACTTCCGCACTTCAAGATCTATTAATTTATGCCACCTTGGGAATTGGCCAATATGCCCATCGGGCACGTCAATTTGGCTCTAAAAACCATGATGCCGATATCTTTGTTACTGAAGCTCTTTTTACTACAATTACCAATGTTGATTTTGATCCTGAACGCTTAAAATCTTTACTTCATAAAGCCTACAACATCAAAGAAAAGGTTAAACAGCAATACCTCGATGCCTGCCGTCAATCGGAAAAAACCCCAGAAGAGTTGAGTGGTCCAGCAACCTGGAAACCAGCTACCAGTTTAGACGAACTGGTACGTCAAGGAGAAGCAGTATCTCTTGAAAACAACATTAAAGAATATGGTGAAGATATAGCTGGTTTGATGCATCTCATCCTTTATGGTCTAAAAGGAATGGCTGCCTATGTAGACCATGCTCAAATCCTTGGCCAAGAAGATGACAACGTTTATGCCTTTTTCCATGAAACTCTTAATTTTCTTACCAAAGGACAATTTACTCTTGATGAACTGCTGAAAACTGCCTTAAAATGCGGTGAGGTTAATATTCGGATTATGGAGCTCCTTGATAAAGCCAATACTGGCACTTATGGTCATCCGGTTCCAACTGCAGTTCCAATAACTGCCAAAAAAGGAAAGGCAATTGTTGTTTCCGGTCATGACCTAAAAGATTTAGATGAGCTTTTAAAACAAACCGAGGGCAAAGGAATTAATATTTACACTCATGGGGAGATGCTTCCGACCCATGCCTATCCAGAACTGAAAAAATATCCTCACTTCGTTGGGAATTATGGTGGTGCCTGGCAGGATCAACAAAAAGAATTCGATGCGTTTCCTGGTGCCATTCTCATGACCACGAATTGTATTCAAAAACCGAAAGAAAGCTATAAGAATCGAATCTTCACATCTGGTTTAGTGGCCTGGCCAGGAGTAACCCATATTTCCGATCGTAATTTTGCACCGGTTATTGAAGCTGCTTTAGCTGCCCCGGGATTCCCAGAAGACGAACCAGAAAAAACTATCATGGTAGGTTTTGGTCATAATGCTGTAATGGGAGTCGCAGATCAGGTAATCAATGCAGTTAAGTCGGGTGCCATACGCCATTTCTTCCTCATTGGCGGCTGTGACGGTGCAAAGACAGGAAGAAATTACTACACCCAATTAGCCCAAATGGTACCACAAGACTCGGTTATTCTTACCTTAGCTTGTGGGAAATATCGTTTCAATAAGCTTGAATTTGGTGATATTGGAGGTATTCCTCGTTTGCTTGATGTTGGACAATGTAACGATGCCTATTCGGCAATACAGATAGCAGTTGCTCTTGCTAACGCTTTTAACACCGATGTTAACGGTTTGCCCCTCTCTTTTATCCTTTCCTGGTATGAGCAAAAAGCGGTTTGCATTCTCCTTTCTCTTCTATGCCTAGGAATTAAAAACATGAGGCTCGGCCCCAGCTTGCCTGCTTTTGTTACTCCAGCAGCGTTAAAAGTTCTCCAAGACAATTTCAATCTTATGACCATAACTACTCCTGAAGCCGACCTTCAGGCTATTCTTGGATAG
- a CDS encoding RrF2 family transcriptional regulator has protein sequence MKGIVNLSEASLLALHSMVLLAQHDREPLTIKQMAEKTASSEAHLSKVMQRLAKINLVDSIRGPNGGFFLKNPIELVTLLDIYQAIEGPLEEGICFNKNGICPFKKCIFGGLIDKMRHEFKQYLSSKTLKDLVETSQSD, from the coding sequence TTGAAGGGTATAGTGAATCTGTCCGAAGCTAGTTTATTGGCCTTACACAGTATGGTCCTTTTGGCTCAACATGACCGTGAGCCTTTAACTATAAAACAAATGGCAGAAAAAACTGCATCCTCAGAAGCTCATCTATCAAAAGTAATGCAAAGGCTAGCTAAAATTAATTTGGTTGACTCCATTCGAGGTCCCAATGGTGGTTTTTTCTTAAAAAATCCCATTGAGTTAGTTACGCTTTTGGACATTTACCAAGCCATCGAGGGTCCCCTGGAAGAAGGCATTTGTTTCAATAAAAATGGGATTTGTCCTTTTAAAAAATGCATTTTTGGAGGACTTATCGACAAGATGCGACACGAGTTTAAACAATATTTGTCTTCAAAAACTTTGAAAGATTTAGTTGAAACATCGCAATCAGATTGA
- a CDS encoding ABC transporter permease, whose protein sequence is MKNIGSHIVENRVLFLLVLFLILFGVFAFSVKGFFTFYNLTNMTQYGVELGLLALAEMLVILSGGAGIDLSVGSMLTIVAMIIGVLIGRAGFSPSFAIIIGLIAGSAMGYANGFLVAYPKIPPFIVTLASLYVYKSLAMIISVDPRFGPNPMPVSNFPESFYYIGQHRIGGLPFQVLFIFIPVVLILMFLMNRTVLGRHLYGVGSNETAAIFSGINVKKIRVIVYTLSGLLSALAGWVITSRIASARPDIGTGYELQAITIAVLGGVSIKGGEGTAGGVVLSIAIITMLYNGMQLAGIHQIWQLGSLGLVLVGSVLLNQILYNRRKF, encoded by the coding sequence ATGAAAAACATAGGTAGTCACATTGTTGAAAATCGGGTACTTTTTCTTTTGGTATTATTCCTCATCCTCTTTGGGGTGTTTGCTTTTTCCGTAAAAGGTTTCTTTACTTTCTATAATCTCACCAATATGACCCAATACGGTGTGGAGCTGGGGCTATTAGCCTTAGCAGAAATGCTGGTTATCCTATCGGGAGGTGCCGGCATTGACCTTTCCGTTGGTTCCATGCTGACCATTGTCGCTATGATTATTGGAGTTCTTATCGGCCGAGCTGGTTTTAGCCCGTCTTTTGCCATCATCATTGGACTTATCGCCGGCAGTGCGATGGGATATGCCAATGGTTTCCTGGTTGCTTATCCCAAGATCCCTCCTTTTATAGTCACTCTTGCCAGCCTTTACGTCTACAAATCATTAGCCATGATTATTTCGGTTGATCCTCGTTTTGGCCCTAATCCGATGCCAGTTTCCAACTTTCCTGAGTCTTTCTATTATATCGGACAACATCGCATCGGCGGCTTACCCTTTCAGGTGCTGTTCATTTTTATCCCAGTGGTTTTAATCCTCATGTTCCTCATGAATCGAACCGTGCTTGGAAGACATCTCTATGGTGTGGGGAGCAATGAAACAGCGGCGATATTTTCTGGGATTAACGTCAAAAAAATTCGAGTTATCGTTTACACTCTTTCCGGCCTCCTGAGCGCCTTAGCTGGTTGGGTAATAACCTCGCGGATTGCCAGTGCTCGCCCTGATATTGGTACGGGCTATGAACTCCAAGCCATCACCATAGCTGTATTAGGAGGTGTCAGCATCAAGGGCGGAGAAGGGACAGCCGGCGGGGTGGTATTAAGTATCGCCATCATCACCATGCTCTATAATGGAATGCAGCTCGCAGGAATTCACCAGATCTGGCAGTTGGGCTCTCTTGGTTTGGTTTTGGTGGGAAGCGTCCTGCTGAATCAAATTTTATACAACCGTCGTAAATTTTAG
- a CDS encoding ABC transporter permease has product MTANLQIIMKRREFTVLGLIVVLMVIFSLGTEKFMSVSNLSNLLLQLSGVAISAIGMTMVIITGGIDVSVGSILGMASVVAGKLLMAGSSFIIVILSAIATGFGIGILNGIIISYGNVPPIIVTLGMMSMMRALMYQVLGGRWVSGIPPDIRIIGLGKWLGIPLSMWITAVLIILFSYFLSSRPTGRAIYAIGNNPEAARVSGVSLSRTIIIVYSLTGLLVGFAGLIYVARTGIVQTNTGSGFELEVIAAVMLGGTSVFGGKGTAIGSLLGAVLVGIIKNGMVLMNVPALSEGLVIGVLILISVMIDLVRSRGESL; this is encoded by the coding sequence ATGACTGCGAACCTCCAAATTATAATGAAACGCAGAGAATTTACAGTTTTGGGTCTTATCGTGGTATTAATGGTCATTTTTTCTCTGGGTACTGAGAAATTTATGTCAGTCAGTAACCTTTCCAATTTGCTCTTACAGCTTTCCGGAGTCGCCATATCGGCTATTGGAATGACTATGGTCATCATTACCGGTGGTATCGATGTTTCGGTGGGTTCAATCTTAGGTATGGCTTCAGTGGTTGCCGGAAAACTTCTCATGGCTGGTTCATCCTTTATTATCGTTATCCTTTCGGCAATTGCTACCGGTTTTGGGATTGGTATTCTCAATGGGATCATCATCTCTTATGGGAATGTCCCGCCCATAATTGTCACCTTAGGGATGATGAGCATGATGCGAGCTTTAATGTATCAAGTGCTTGGTGGTCGGTGGGTCTCGGGAATTCCACCTGATATACGGATCATTGGCTTAGGAAAATGGCTGGGTATCCCCTTGTCAATGTGGATTACCGCTGTCTTGATCATCCTTTTCAGCTATTTTCTCAGTTCCCGACCAACCGGACGGGCAATTTATGCCATTGGAAACAATCCTGAAGCTGCCCGAGTTTCTGGTGTAAGCCTCTCACGAACCATCATAATTGTCTATTCCCTAACTGGTCTTTTGGTTGGTTTTGCCGGGCTCATTTACGTAGCCCGCACCGGAATTGTACAAACCAATACTGGTTCTGGTTTCGAACTCGAAGTCATCGCGGCAGTAATGTTGGGTGGCACCAGTGTCTTTGGAGGAAAAGGAACGGCGATTGGGAGCTTACTGGGGGCAGTTTTGGTAGGAATCATTAAAAATGGGATGGTTCTCATGAATGTTCCCGCCCTCAGCGAAGGTTTGGTTATTGGAGTACTGATTTTGATTTCGGTTATGATTGACCTCGTCCGATCCAGGGGAGAATCGCTATGA